The Rosa chinensis cultivar Old Blush chromosome 7, RchiOBHm-V2, whole genome shotgun sequence DNA segment TCCACTGCATCCATTAGTTTCTGGACTCCGTTCTATCGATTTTTTGGATTTTAGATTTGGGTTGCTCAATCATTGTCCCATATTTGAAAAGCACAATACCAATACCAATTCATAAACCTCGATATGAAATTTGGGGTTTGGCATAAGCCACTAGTGAGGCACGGTGAGGACGCGGTGGAGGTTTCCTCTGTAATCATCGCGATTTTGTTCATCTTGCGGCGTCGATGGATTGTGTTGATTGCTAATTGTTTGGGTTATGTATGTGAAGTAAAGGATGGGGGTGGCTGTCTCTGTCTCTTTCTAATTGAGGGGATTCAGACAAACAAAGGGGAACTTGATTGATTCAATTTTTATCCCCAATTAATTATGTACCATTGCATTACGGTTGATTTAAAatgattgtaatgttttatgtgTGCATCAGACTTTTTCCAGGCTAGCTATTCTTCCTCTAAAACCCATGTAATCAGTCTTGGAGTTGATGTAAACATTATATATACTGTAATTTTGTTCTGGACTATTGAAAGTTGATTCttgaactaaaaaaaaaaaaacaagtaaagctTTCTGGGAAGATTGAGATCGCAGCAACAAgaacaaaggaagaagaagaagaagaagaagaagaagaagaagaagaagaggaggagagataaaattgtaaaaaaaaaaactagggtcATTTAAGTCATTTCATATCATTTTGGGGCCCACATGCTTGCCACATCACATGTCTGATGGAGCAGTCAGCGAAATCTGACGGAAGTGTCTCATCGATAGCCAAatatgagttcaggtatcacattggtagCACTGAGAGTCTGGGTATCAACTTGGCtggtgcacaagagttgagcCACTGAtagtgcatttttctctttattAATTGAATTCACGTAAATAGCAATAATTTAGGCCATGTAAGCAAAAATACTTTGTGGGCCCTACCCACCTGTCTACCACGTGGGCCTTGTCAAATTTAGGTTCAACTTCAAACACCTATGTAGAGTTAGCTTTATGCCTTTACCTAAATTTTACTCAGAATTCGGTACGTGGTAAGAGATGGGTAATTGAAACCTAATTTTCTAAGAATTCATTCTCATTCATTCATTGTCTGATGTAACTTTAACATGCGGCTGTTAAAGTTGTTTTGTTGGTCAATGGAGCACAGTAAGAACTAGAATGTAATCTGCAATGATGGTTCTAACAGTGAGTTCGTGGGGCTCTAGTTTCATACGCATCATGCACGTTCAACTCAAATCGTGCATCGATTCCCTTAAATTAGCTAGCTAAGAGGAATTATTACAACTTGGAATTGTATTGATCGATCACCCACCATTAATCACGATCATGCATGTTTACGTTTATATGGTTTAGCATAAGATCCATACGAAACTCGTGTAAAGCACTATCTGGAAGAATAATGTAGACTTTTTTTTCAGTTGAATCCTTGAAGGTGTCGTCACTGTCGTGTTACTCATACTTGAGAAGAAACGAGGGGCGGCAGAGATATTTGTGGAACTTAACATTCATGCCGAAAACCTCGATCCTAGTTAGCTCGAATAACTAGTGTGATGTTTTATTGGACTTTGATGACATTATTAAAAGTTCAAGAGAAGACGATTTGTCAATTATAACACCAAATTTCGTCAGTATTATCCTCACATAAACACATAGGGATGAAATCAGCTGTCCATAGTATTCTATCACAATTCTGTCCCCTCAACATGATTGGTCCAcagagattaaaaaaatattttcttaatcttttgTTCCATTTGATAATCTCTGCGGACCAATCATGTTGAGGGGACATAATTGAGACATAGAAATTCGGAACAGCTGATTTCATCCCAAACACAGTTGCCTATCTACATTAAATaacaagaaaaattaagaaaacacatcCTAATACCTATCTAGTTCAAATAACCAACCACTACTCACACACCCATCAGGTATGTGAAGACATTTAGTGTATACTAATCTGCAATAATGTTTACCAAATTGACTAAGAAAATTATGCTTAATTAAGGGtagaatagaaatttttttatttctagtTGAGTAAACAATTTTCCACCAATAGATTTACATCTAAAGATAATTGAACATAATTTTCTTGGTCAGATATTGACGAGGCCAACACCATTATACTAAAGTTATGAAGTGAAATTAACAGGAATATGAAATACGTGGGTTGAGCGTTTGCTGTTGGGGATTTTTTACCATTTATAATGACCAATTTACATGTCATATGGGAGAAGATAGAGaaaaacttgaatgaaaatttaaaatttgtgACGATAACAAAGTACTTGTCGCTTTAATCTTTTAATATTAAttgttcatttatgaactccCACAAAAATTTGGAAAGATGCTTAACCCAGTCGAATAATTTATAAAGTATTTTAATGATAGACCCTAGAAGTAAAGGTTTCAGTTTGACCTTCAATTCACCAACTTCAATTATTTGAACCGTGGCGGTAGCCGGATATCATTTATATGGCATATGCGAAATTACAAAAGAATTCATTTGAACACTGGATCTTGACTAATTGACTAATGTAGTTATCGAAATCCATGTGCAACAAGCACCACCTTGCAAATAAAATTCCATGTTTTGCTCAAGTCCCTACTTCTGTATCATGGGACTCCCCCTCTGTGAGCGATAGGCATAGCAGCATCAAACAACTCAACAACAGCCAATCTAACTATTTCACAAGGCCTATAATTGTGAATTATCAATTCACAATATTTAAGGGGTCCCTTATTATAAGGGTAGggacacacaaacacacacccTACATTAATTCTTGGACTAATAATTCTGAAACTTCCATTCAATTCAAACTATGTTATGGAATTTGCTCCcagattatttttattttttcgaaAAGGGTACTTGTTTGTTTCCCACTCGCTAGGAGAGGAGCGTGGGGTACACAAGAGGTCTCAATTAAAAGAAGCCCAAAAGAAAGACATGCCATGAAATGTGAAACACAATGCCACATGGTTTGTCCtaagcatcatcatcatcttcttctcctcctccatctCTGCCCTTTCCTCTTTGTACTTCATTTTCTTGGTTAGCATTAGAAAAGTCTGAAAGCTACAAACAAGCTAAGCTGTCACTCTCTTCCcatctccccctctctctctctcttctatacTACTACTACTTTCACAGTTGCATCAATTTCAAACAAACCCTAAATGgacaaaaagaaattttttaatGAAGTTAGAgaaggaagtgatcttggtcccTTCATTTCCTTCTAGTTTCTCTTCAGCTCACctcactctctccctctcactGATATTTTCTTAATAGAGTTGTAGTCTTTCATTACATTATCCACTCCTTTAAGTCCATCTTTCTATGTGCAGCAGAAACCTCCAATGGCATTTTGTTGACAGGTAGAATAAGTGATTCTTCACTTATTAACCTATACACCCAACTCATAAAGTCTTCTGCTTTggatttctattttattttcttgactACCCACTTTATTGGTTTCTTAATGGAATCCATGTCAGTGAATATATAGATGGAAAACCATTGTTCTTCTGCACCACTTATCTGTAAGTActcactctctctttctttctttctctctcacctCTCTCCTTTTCCCCTATTGTTTGTtgtgtttatttttttgttttatggtCCAAAATAGTAATGGTTTCAATCTTAAGCTTCCCAATTTCTTGGAACAACACCTTCTTCAGATATCATTAATATATTCCTGTTTCCGAACTACTAGAAAGGTCTGACTTTCTAATTTAGGTGTGTCTGGTTCTGTCTTTCATTTTTGAAGATTTAGAAAATTGCAATGTGCTTTAATCAGCCCATAGTTTCATTTCTTGCTTTGCCACTGAaaaatttttaattcatttttcactGTATGATCTCCCTCATAAATTGTTCCGGATTGGACTTCAGGGTTTCTAATACAGTAGTTACATTTGCATATTGCTGTTGTTGGCTTTTTATTGATGTTTTGTATGACAGAGGATTTTACTCTTTTGAATCTGTGTGAGTTGAGTTTCTCATTAAATACTTAGTTGCTTGGATTTCTGAATTTGCTTCTGTTTTGCAAATTTTCTTATGTACTTCTGTTTATTTTGGTGAACTTGTGAACTACATTCTTCTTTGAAGGTGATACAATTACAAACAGCAAGAGAGAAGCTTAGTTGGGGGTTTGGGGGGAACACAAGCTTTAATTAGAAGTAAAAGAGGTTTTATGGACTGGAACTTGAAAGCACCATCTTCGTGGGATTTGAGTGAACTTGAGCAAGAAACCTTTTCCAACTTAGACACGGTTAATGGGTCTAGTAGCCTTGGAGATCAACATAGGGCCATCAAAGGGGACTTTTCTGTTGATTTGAAGCTTGGTCAGTTGAGTGATTCAGGTAATAATCAGTTGGTGGATATGTTGAAGCAACATGGAGGTCCCAAACCTTCATCGTCATCGCCTTCCGGGGCTTCAAAGAGGTCAAGGGCAGCTTATAATGGATCCCAGACAGTTTCTTGCCTTGTTGATGGGTGTAGATCAGACCTTAGTACTTGTAGGGATTACCATAGGCGCCATAAGGTCTGTGAGCTGCATTCTAAGACTCCAATGGTCACAATTAATGGTCAGAAGCAACGATTCTGCCAGCAATGCAGCAGGTATGAGATTTTATAACAAGGTCACATATTGTTAGTGTAAACATTGGTTGTTGTTTTGTTCTTTGCAATCATGTACTTTTGTGTTTTCACTGCTACACTGAGTCAGAGTTTTCatgatttaggatttgaaaattTAGAGTGCTGCCCCCTATTACTTATGAGATGAAGGCTTAGCCAGCTCCATTGTTTAAGAAAGAATGGTTACTACAGTGAGATGTGAATCTTTCCTGGTGCTAAATTGCTCAACTATAGAACAAATAGCAACTCCTTTTTTGCTATCATCCTTAGTTTAGTAGAATGTGTCCGGCAAATTCAAAGCATTCTTACATGTCCTTATGCATTGATAAGGACCAAGCCTTCTTTATCttgctctaaagagatctacaTGTTTTGAGGACCAAATACCCTTTCCTTTGATATCTACAGATTTGCTCTCTCTGTTCTGAGTCATGATCACAGGAAAGCCAAGTTTCTTAAACCTTGCTGTCTTTTGTAGGTTCCATTCACTGGAGGaatttgatgaaggaaagagaAGCTGCAGGAAACGTCTTGATGGACACAACCGTAGGAGAAGGAAGCCTCAACCCGAACCCTTGTCGCGTTCAGGAAGCTTCTTGTCCAACTACCAAGGTTAGCTAGATAGCTAGCTCCAACATTGTTTGTGCCACTTTACCTATATAAATCAAGTTAGAGAAGTTGGCATGTGCATGCACAAAAGAAACAGATGACTCATTCTTGCACCCACACAAACACCTTTTGCGAGTATAAAATCAAATCCTATCTAGCAGCAGTAACTTTGCTGAGTGTGCTAGCTCAATCAATATGTGTGGTCCATTCTCACTGTTGATGATCTAGTGGCCGCTGAAATGCTAGCTTTTCCAATGCATGTGCTATTCCTAGCTctgtatatatctatataatcTGGTATTGAGTTTAAACAAAAACCTTGTTTTCTATAATCACATATTGCTCGCTTGcattttcatttgtttaatttATGTTCACTTGTTGCAGGTACCCAATTGTTGCCATTCTCTAGCTCACTTGTATATCCCTCCACCACTGTTGTGAACCCAACCTGGGCTGGAGTTGTCAAAGCTGAAGCCGATACGGGGCTTCATAACCATCATCTACAACACCAGAACATGTTTATCGGGTCCTCaaccagcagcagcagctacAATAAAGGAGCAGGGAACAAGCAGCAATTCGCACTTTTCCAAAGTAGTAACAACAACCAAACTCATGGAGCTTCTGTCTGCCAGCCCCTTCTGAATAGCATTTCAATGTCAGAAACTGCTACTTCTGGGGCTGCTGCGTCTGAAAAGAGCAAAATGTTTTGTGACAGGTTAACAACAACTCGAATCCACCCCGATTCGGATtgtgctctctctcttctgtcaTCACCGCAGACGCAGCAGCAGACATCTGAGATGGGTTTGAGACACATGATGCAGCAGCCTAATTCGATATCTCTCATGCACCACCACCGCCTCGGCCTTCATGGGAACAACAACAGCAACAGTATAGAGCCAATGGATTCAGTTCTGGTCTCCCATGGATCAAGTGACCATGCACATAATGTTCATCAGTCCTCAGGAATGTTCCACATGGGATCTGATGAGTCACAGggaaatcatcatcatcagagcCCTCAAAAACTTCCCTTTCATTGGGAGTAGTAGCTACAAAGAATCACCCGTTTCTTGTAGATTACGTTGCATAATGTATTTGGAACCTCCTGTAAGATTTTGGAGGCCTTTCTTAATTTCATTAGGTCCTGGAAACATAATTACAGATACTAGCATTCAGAATTTCAGATACTTCCAGCTGCTATAAATATATTTGGCTCCTCAGGAATCATTGATGGGAGACCATTGCAGCCGATCGAGTAGTCCTTTTTGTTTTACACTTCTACACATTTTGGTAAACCCTAGTTACCTTGTTGAGTTGTGTTCCTTGTGTGTGCTAGCTAGGTTAACAACAAGGATATGATTCCAAGCTATCAATCAAATGATGGCAGTAATTAATCTTCACTGTTAATTGAAGCTAGCAAACTACTTTTTTTCCATGGCCCTATAAAAATATGATCGAGAGAGTTTCTAATGAAGACTTTTATAACGAGGATTTCATgaagactttctaatcaacggttgTGAGACCCACTTTTTAATCACATTACGTCAAATCAACAATTAGATGTTTAGGTATGCTaaagtagatcacttctgaaaattttctttgaaattgttaattgttaAGATACCGAACTATATCAAATctatggacgaaccaaatctgtcaaacatgaacctTTCATGTTCCTaaatgataaatcacgattatgaatgccttaacaattttcaatttggtgGAAAATTTACAGGAATGATCTATtcatgaatatctaaacattTAAAGTTTGATTTGCGGACATGTGATCGAAAAAATGGGTCTCACAACTATTGATTAAGAAGTCCACATTTTAATGGTCCTCATTAGAGTCCCACTATGAATATATCAACAAattatcaaaaacaaaaaatttgaacATCCTCTTCCAAATAGTACGTtgtacttttttgttttgtttccacCACTAAGGCCATTTAGCAAAATGTGGTTATATTTGAacctctaaatttgatatttgaacaTTTCCTACttatcaaacctccaattcaccTTTTTAAAATAGTCCGTGTGAGGCCATGTGGTCATAGATCGACGCGATCTCGTGCTAGTTGGGGAGATTGTGGGGTTTGTCGGTGAGTCGAGGGAGGAGGAGGTTGCTGTCGACGGCGGATCTGAGGTCATTTCATGCTGGTCTGGTGGGCGGGTGTTTCTGCTGGCACAGGGTTTAGGATCGCTTGAGTGTGACGAGCTTTTGGGGGTGAGGTTGGCTGTTATGCTGCTTAATTCCGGTCAGTTGGTTCCGATCTATTTTGGGTCTTATGGATCTGATTTGGGATGGAGGTGGTATAGTGTTCCTCACTCTCATGAGGGATATGATGGGGCGATGGCAGAGGCGATCCAGCTTAGGCAGTCGTGTGGCGGAGACTGTGGCAGTTCGGGGGTGGCAGTGCTGGGTTTGAGTCGGACTTCGATGGTCGGCGGTGGTAAGGAATGTTTGCCTGGAAGATTGAGGGCAGGAGAGATGGCTGGCGATTGGAGTAGGGTAGACGGAGCTGCAGTTGGGCCGAGTCTAGGTTGTTGGGCCCTTGTTACTAGTGTTTTAgaacttaattttatttttgttttgttttgttggtaaTAAGTCACTACCAAGGTTTGGTTAGGACGCACTGCAGGTTCTGACAGAGACAATTTTCTCTTTGGCCATCTAGTGggtcgttcctgttctggagttgggtcagcagcgATGGCAAAAATGTCTagctagacaatcatccttggccttctagtgggtcgttCCTGTCTGGTTACGGGTCAGAGGTGATGGCGATTTGGAGAAGTAGTGGATTGACGGTGTTGACATTAGTGTGGTGACGGTGTTGGGTTTACTTTAGTCCTAGGTCTGACGATCCAGCTATTCAATTTGGTTAGGTTTGAAGTCACAACGCTTGGTCAATCAGCTTCACTGCTTCTGCGCATGTTGTCCTTGTCATTTAGTTGTTGTGCAAGTTTTCTTTTAGTCGGAGCCTCGTTAGCTCTTTCAGTCAGTCATTttagagttccagtgtgaagtctagtggtCATTTCTGTGTAAGAGATGTTGCCCAAAATCATTGTaaccagttcattattaatgaagtttcttcttgataaaaaaaaaagaaagttaaaaggctAAGTACAACTCCttaattttttgaaaatgagTTGATTGCAATAGTAATAAAGCCATAAAGCATGCCAGAGTCTAacaaaacttacataagcaaACTAGTTAACAGAACCAGAAACCTATCTAAGCCaaaactaaactcattaaaaatCTAAGGGACGCTCACTGGAAGCAAGCCTACACTAAGCAAGATAACCTCGCTTTCTAAGGCAAAATCAATCATCTAGTCTACTTTTGCCATAATGTAATTGTGGTACAAAAacaaactagaaacatcttagaaaagcATATGGAGAGTGAACCCTACTTAAGAAACAAGACTTGCATCCATAATGACTTATGATCAAACCCTAGAATAATGCCAACTCCTTCCCTTTAGGATCGAAATTAGCACCATTTTCAGCAGCTAACAACCTCGGTAACAAGTTGGTCTTCTTGCTATTTTTGGGAGTCTTCTTATTCTGTTCCTCATCCTCTTGACTGGTTTATTCTTACCCGCAGTACCATATGGCAGTTTATTGAAGCTGCCTACAGGGAGATCACGCTTTCTCTTTGGTTGATCATTAGTTCTAGGAGTCACCTCAATAAGGCCCATAGTGACTGCATCTAAATTTTTCTTAACCACAGCCAAACTAAGACGAAGCTTTTTAGGAGAAATGATTACCTCATCACCCTCACGAGGACGACGCATCCCGGTAATGGGTGGCACCTCCTGCCTTGGTTCTCCAATATCCCTGATCTATATCTGCCTTCGAACCCGAAGCAGATGCACCATGGTTTGAGGAAAAAATGCTTCTGAAATAAACTGGGGGACTTGTGCTTTAAAGACTAAGGTTGGACCATTAGTTAGAACCCTAATTGCAGCAGCACTTGTTTCCTATTCTTCGCGTAGCACCGCCAAAGCAGAAGGCGGCTCCACCATACCAACTGGTCCCTCATCCTCCTCTGTTAACTCAGGCCCATAACACAGTAGCCCGACATGCGTAACCAGCCCACCACGTCCAAACAACTTATCATACTTGAATTGCACCATAAACTGAACTTCATCTTTTACCTAAGAGTGACGCTTGAGCAGCAACGGTAGTGCATAGTCTATCTCGACCAGAATCCGCAACACCCTGGTCCGGAAAGCCATTCTATCATACTCAATGAACTCACTGACCGCTCAGATCGGAAGGCCGGAGGAACCCCCATTAGTGTCATCCAATACAATGACTTTTGCAGCGAGACTGATAATACCGGGCTCACATCGTTATATTCCACCAAAGCAATCAGCGCTCAATTGAAGCCTCAAGGTCCTCCATTCCAAAACCTAGTTCTATCCACCCAATCTGAGAACGAGATTAGAACACGATCATCCTCCCCAGCTTCTTCGGCACGCAGCGTGCCATTGATCCTCCACGCTGATCTAAACATGCCCAAGAAAGAGCATCGCGTATACTCCCTAGCAATTAGAAGCTTTCCAAGCATAAACACTTCCGGCTGACAGAGTCCCTTGGACGGACAAAGATCAATAGGTTGTTTCCtgttaatgtatgcgattgaggggtctaattaacgataaataaagagagagagagagagaaagagagagagacacacacacacacacacaaaataagtatagtggttcgtctcccgccttagagggagactacgtccacttgaaagcttaactatgtgtgttgggccgCAAGcattacatgagatgtaatgggatgttgagtaagtgggaagaagtttccttttataggggagggaggctccttcctttacatgtttttcaatgtgggataagaaaccactattctagtctagaaagccatattgtggaggcatgttggcaaggccgggaaggtggcttccaggcgaggtattggccgcttcAGACTACCGTgacgtagcttggacatcgggctatgggatgcatgtctcggttgggccccaccatggcttgtgggccctctaagaaggtgttacttatgcttggtgagatagcaaattagtcatgctagtgagaggtatctacatttCCCTTCCGCAATGGCAAGGGAAGAGGCAAGTCTGACTACCACTGCATCAACAGAGGCCATGCCGCGTTCAAATTTTCTCACAGACacaaaaaaaccctaaccctaggagAGAGCAGAGTTTTCTGGCTTCTAATTTCTTAACATGCCAGAATTCTTAGAACCCACCAGTACAACTCCTTAATTATACTTGTTAATGTtagtgaccgaggggtctaattaaagtttagagagagagagagaaagagagacaagaagtatagtggttcgtctcctgcttacgtccacttgaaagcttaactatgtgtgttgggccttgcggcccaaggggattacatgaGTTGTAATGGGATGGATCTTTAAGTGGGAGGaatggtcccttttataggtaagggaccCCTTTCCATTAcattttcttccatgtgggatgctaaaaccactattctagtgtagaaatgcttattatggaggcaacttggcaaggccggaaaggtggcttccgggctaggtattggccgcttctgactaccgtggcgtagccTGGACATCGGGCTACAGGATGCAcacccaccatggcttgtgggccccctaagaaggtgttacttatgcttggtgagatagcaaattagtcatgctagtgagaggtatctacaagtccccgaagttcccaagtaagaggagcttcttggttggggagttataaacatgatgtcatcaagcataagtaacactcaAGAGGAgtctagcccctacaagtccccgaactctgtaagcaagaagg contains these protein-coding regions:
- the LOC112175143 gene encoding squamosa promoter-binding-like protein 13A, which gives rise to MDWNLKAPSSWDLSELEQETFSNLDTVNGSSSLGDQHRAIKGDFSVDLKLGQLSDSGNNQLVDMLKQHGGPKPSSSSPSGASKRSRAAYNGSQTVSCLVDGCRSDLSTCRDYHRRHKVCELHSKTPMVTINGQKQRFCQQCSRFHSLEEFDEGKRSCRKRLDGHNRRRRKPQPEPLSRSGSFLSNYQGTQLLPFSSSLVYPSTTVVNPTWAGVVKAEADTGLHNHHLQHQNMFIGSSTSSSSYNKGAGNKQQFALFQSSNNNQTHGASVCQPLLNSISMSETATSGAAASEKSKMFCDRLTTTRIHPDSDCALSLLSSPQTQQQTSEMGLRHMMQQPNSISLMHHHRLGLHGNNNSNSIEPMDSVLVSHGSSDHAHNVHQSSGMFHMGSDESQGNHHHQSPQKLPFHWE